The genomic DNA TCACTATTGCTGTCAAAAatcaacatttatttacttatccaaAATATGCTTGAATTTCCTTCTGGAAATACAAACCAGTAGTAGTGATTTCTTTTCAGGAGCCAGactagctgggagtggtggtgcacaccttgtaatcctagtactcaggaggtaaaggcaggtgggtctctgtgagcacatagtgaatttcaggccagccagggctgcatactgagatcctgtctgaaaaacaaaacaacaaaacaaagagtctATGTTtgatagagaagagaaaagaagcttAAACTCTTTTctggccagtctttttttttttttttttttgaagacagggtttctctgtgcagccctggcattcctggactcactctgtagaccaggctggtctcgaactcacagagatctgcctgcctctgcctcctgaatgttgggattaaggcgtgttgtgccaccactggccagcatCTGGTcaatgatggtagtggtggtgcacgcctttaatcccagcatgatgaaggcagaggcaggtggatctctgtgagtttgaggccagcctggtgtacagagagagttccaggacagccaggaccacacagagataccctatctgtcttgaaaaactaaaaactgttCCGTGTTCAATCTTtactattttcatatattttagtctttgcatatattatttaatttccaaAAACACTTTTAAGTAGGGCTGGGAACGTAGCTCAGTAGTAGATCGGCTTGTCCAGCATGATGAAGGGTGAGGGTTTGATGCCTAGCACTGAAAtttttagttagttaattaaaaattgaagGATGAAAACCAGGAATGTGACTTAGTAGTAGCATGCTTACCTGGCATATGCCAGCCTCTGAGCGCAATCCTCAGTAccataaaaaatgtaatattaaaaggaaaatatttgtgGGAAACAATACAGgcatgggctggaaagatggctctgaaCAAAAGTGCTGCAAGGCTTGACCTCCTGAGTTCAGACCCTCAAAACCCACAgagaagctgggtgaggtgggATGCAGTCTGCAACCCCGGCATTCCCACAGTGAGTtggaaggcaggagcaggagccttGAGGCTTGTGGGCAGCCAGCCCAAAGCACATGACAtggcagcaaacacacacacacacacacacacacacacacacacacacacacacacacactttctaaaaTACAGGCTATttcaatataataaaagtaaatgtaaCAAATTCTGCCAGTTAATATGTGCTACTGGTGAATAGCTAAGTACATTGAACAAACCTGTTCTTTTCTTGCAGTGTATTATTGCAGCATCCGTGTTTTGTTTCATCATTGGTGGCAGCCAGGACATGTTTATAGCAATCACGATTCAGGAAACCTGCATCGTCctattttttatcataatataTTTGACAACCCTTCAACACTTGCTGATCTGTGTACACTGGCCTTTGCTTGTAAGTGTTCATTTTCATAAATCCGATGTAAGCTTTGCCCATGACTCCAAGAATAAGCCTGTCCTCACTTTTCTCTGAGAAGACAAAAGAGCTCTCCAGATAAGTGTATAGTGGAGCTATGACAGAGTACTGTCCTGGTCCCAGGAGAGAAACTGCCCATAGTCCAGAAAAGTCTGTTGGACTCCTGTCTTTGGGACAGCCTCCTGCTTTTAGCTGAGAGTGGAGAGTCCATCTCAGAGGACTTGTGAGATTGAATCCATGCCATGTTTTCACCTTGCCCTAATGAAGACTCGAGTTAGCCTACCCTGTGGTAAAAGCATTTCTTACCCATTGCTTGTAAAAGAGTGCATGCTGCTTTTCAGTGTCACCCCAAGTGATTTATAACCCACCCCCAAACAAGAGTTGGCATAACAGAGTTGTGAGAAAtccttggggtggggaggggaactCTTACAGGTTATAAATGACCCTATTTGTGTAGATTTGGGGGCCACAATCTTAAAGGTGTGGTGGGGTATCCAGGAAAGAGTGCTGTGTAGTTTTATTTACACTTTCATTACCAATTGAGAATGCTGAAAGCTCGTCCTGGAAGGCCCTACCTGGAGAGGTAATACAGTTTTGTCCAGTGTCCCTTGCCTTGGGGCCTGAGTAGCTCTGTGACCTTTATCGTTATAAGAGGCTGTTGGGAGGGGGTTCAGATGAGGCATTGCTCTATAGAGcaagctagacttgaactcacaaggtAGCTTAGGCAGTAGcatccttctgccttggcctcccaagtgctgggatcacaagcatttATCACCAGACTCTTAAGGTTTTGTCAATTCAGCTTCCCCATctaggaaagccagaaaaaatatACACTCTGTACACGGTctccaaaagaggaaaaacaaactgCCACATCCCGTGTGGTATTTGGAAAGCTTAGGCCATCCAATCTTGTGCTGGGAACGATTCTGGCATGGGTCGGATCTCTTCCACACACCAGTTCCTCTGTTTACAAGGTTGTGGGGATTGAATCTAAGGCCTGTGCGTGTCATGCAAGCTTCgtgttttcctcttttaagatttgttttgattttatgtgtatgagtattttgccagCCTGTGTGAAACATACTGCAAGCATGTCTGGAgctcatagaagccagaagatcgGGCCAGATCcaatggaactggaattacagtcaattgtgagccaccacatgggtgctgtgaaCCCAACTGAGATCCTTGGCAAGAAATACCAAGTGCCATTTTatcactgagccattgctccagcaccacacctctcttttttttattattattattattattattattattattattattattattattattattaatcttgagacaagatctcagcCTGTttcccaggctatccttgaactcagtctgtagcataggcaggccttgaactcgaGATCTTCCTGAATGGCTGGAATTACTGGCCCAGTCTCCCAAACTTAtagtacatttttttctaaacttaAAGTGGGGCTGGTTGCTAGTAGCCAGGCCTCAGATATTTCCTGCAATGGTATGAGGGTTTTTCTAAAGAAGCTTGCcgagagctggccatggtggcacatgcctttaatgccagcacttgaggaggaggaggaggaggagaagaagaagcttgcagCAAAATACTGACAAAACACAAGCTGCTGTTACTGGCTGTATGGAAGAGAGCTGTCCATAGCAATTTTCACAGGAAAACAACAAGTGCATTTCTCCGCACTCCCTGTGTCCCAACACCTTTCCATATTTAGTTTCAGTTGGTCCTTACAACCACCCAGCGGGGTTGAGGTCGTCTGCCACTCCCTACCTAACAGACAAGACAGCTGCAGTGAGAAGATGACGTTGCCCACAGCCGTGTGTATGTTCCACTGAAACTGAGGCTTGAGGTCAGGCCTCACTGACCCTAGAGCCCAGACTCTTCTGGGGCTTTCTCATCTTGAGAGTGTCTCTCCACCTTCATCCTGCCTGAGCCTTAAGTCGGCAACTCAGTGAGTCCACATCCTAGTGACTTTCTTAAAGTGTGAAGCCAAAGGTGAAATTAGTACCCTGATGGGTGTGTACAGGTGTGAGTGACCCAGTGGCAGTAGTGGCCAGGGTGACCAGAGTCCTTTGAGAAGAACTCAGTAGGCCTAGAGTGACTGCCATAAATCTACCTGGATAACATATCAagaccttatttaaaaaacaacaacaataacaactctttttttttttttttttggggttttgagacagggtttctctgtgtagccttggctgtcctggactcactttgtagaccaggctagccttgaactcacagagatctacctgcctctgcctcccataacAACAActcttttaaaggattttttaaaaattatgtgtatgaatgtagagtggggggcggggtgcaCAAGAGTGTAgtgcccatagagaccagaagaggatgttgtagctgccccccccaccccccgggagctagagttacaaggcAACTGCCTTGTGAGCTGCACAGcacaggttctgggaactgaactcaggtcttctgctgagccatctctccagctctcaagaccttaagaagaaaatagaagaaaagctgAAGAGGGTCACGAGGTCCCACGCCTCACTGTAAGGTACATAGGAAATGCCCAGGAAGGAATCCGGACAGGCTGGCTGGCGGGAAGCTCTTGAGCATGAGAGATGGCCGCTATAAGAGAACCTCTGTACACAGCGGTCCAGGAATCTCAGGCCGCTTTCCTGCTCACAGGCCTTAGATTAATTGCAGGATGGCCATCTCTTCTTGCCATATCCATCTGAGGTGAACACGTCCTCTTCTCTGAAGCTGGCTATGAAAGGCCCAAGTGGGATTCAGAGCTcccatcatttttgttgttgttgttgttttgttttgttttgttttttcgtgcAATTGTTCTCCAGGGCACAGGCCAGTGCCTCACACAGCACCTGGAACATGCCTGAGTTCCCCAGAGACTAAATGGGGAAACCGCGTGACTAAGGCCGCCCAAAGAATTCAGATGTCCAACAAGTAGGTAGATGTGATGAACCTCCACACCGTCAGGCAGAGGGTTAGGGAGGTGGGGAATGGCCTAACACCCTTGAAGGGGTTTTTTGTCCCTTCAAAATAGGACCCAAATTCTTGCCTCTTATCCATTCCCCCTCCTTTCTACTACCCTTCTACCTTTTTTGGTCCCACAAGATGAAGGACACTTGGCACTTTGGTGCAACTAGCTACCACTGGGAAGAAAATGAGGAGACGCTGGCAGGAAACGTGCCGGTCTCATGAGGGTGTTGATTCTGGGGGTGGAGACCCAACACTGCGGCAGGTAGGTGGAACTGGAGATGTGGCGGCAGCGGTGGCATTACATTGCAAGACCTACATGGGACCTATCCCAAGACAGGTGGGAGAAGCACAGCTACCCAATGGGCATGACTGCCACTTCCTCTCAGACAAAAATATTTGGTTCCCGAAAGGTATAGGGTGATGGCGAGTGGTGACTTCTAATTTACAGGCCCATACAAAGATAAAGATCCTTATctcctgttcttcttcttgtgggaccacaggctgggggtgggggaggggtctcaGAAGGTAACTCAGTCTGGATAATGTgggcccagcatgcacaaggctcctGGGTCGATCTCCAACACTACATCAGCCTCCTGCGGTGGtatacacctgtcatcccagtgctcaggaggcagaaggatcagtgGTTCAAATACCGACTTCAGGGCTAGCCTTATACATGAGTCTCTGATTaggggtaggaaaaaaaaaaaaaaaaaccagactgcAGTGAAGGTCCCCACCCACTGGGGACATAGAAAGTCTAATTATCAGGCCTTTGCTTACCCCACCACGCCTccccaatccccccacccccacaggtcAGCACCAATGAGGAatgtttcaggtgtgtgtgtctgtgtgtgtgtgtgtgtgtgtgtgtgtgtgtgtgtgtttgtgtggtatttTGCCTGGACCACCCTCTCTGATGAACCATGAAGCCTGGACTAGGGATTCCAAGCCTTCTGATGGGTGGGTCCCTCGAAGTCTATACCATGAGGAAGGCACAAGCCCAGCGATCTGCCCCCAGCATGTGTAGAGTGTGACTGCAGCACAGCGCCAACTGCTCACCATTTCCTGTGCTGGGGTCACTAGCTTCAGTTTTAGAGTCCTTGACTTTATCAAACACGTTCTCATGTCATGTGTCAATATGCCCAAGAAAATCGTGGATTCCAACCACTATGGGGCCAGGAGCTGGGGCGCACACATGGACTCCCAGCACACCAGAGGCTAGCAAAAATGGACTGTGATTTCAAGGCatgcctgagctacatagctgTCTCAAATAAGCACACAAAAAACTTACTGTCTTCTGGATGAAGAGCATGTATTTTAAACACTTCTTTCTATGTATTACTAGTATGGTCTGAGAAATTGAGTTCTGGTCAAGAAGATATACTTTCCAATAAAacgagctttttgtttgtttttggttatcgtttggggtttttttccccccattatatttggtgtgtgtgtgtgtgcgtgcgtgcagaGATGCGTGATCAGGATAACTTTCTgcaatcagttttctccttccatcatgacCTGTGTTGTCAGATTGAGAAGCAAGCCTTTaagacactgagccatctcacctggcctTTGTTTTTTGCAGTAGCACACTCCCTGTGttgcccaggccagcctcaaacttgaGTTTCTCCTTTAGTCTCCTGAGCACTATGATTCCAGGGGTACACAAAGACAAGGCCTGGCTTAGAAAGAGATCTTTCTAGACAATGAACATACTTTACCCTGAAGCTCTCCATGCTATGGCATCCTctgtaaaaaaaaccaaacacgcTGCATGGCAATTGTCTGAGGACCGCTTTGTCACAGTGAGCTAAGGCAGTCTGCGAATGGCTTGGCACGTTGAAGGGAACCATAAAGGTCATAAGTCCTACACTGAATAGCCAGGCTTCTCTCTATGTTTAGGCTCATATCCCACACAGGCTGCCACCATCAGTTAAGCCATTGATTGTAGACTGTGGTAAGGAGACAGTTCATTTGGCAAGGAAAtggccttgcaagcatgaggacccaagttaaaTCTCCAGAGCccgcattttaaaataaataaaatgtctttaaaagacaggtttttagtctcagcactggggagacagacacaggcacacgtCTGGCTGGGAGCTCTCTGGCTAGATGGTCTAGCTTGCTGGAAAAGGTGAGGgctactgagatggctcagaaggtaccTGTCACCGACCTTAATGACCTGGGCTCAATCCCTGAAGCTCACATgggggaaaagagaaaaccaactcccaaaagttgtcctctgtcctcaatATAATGAGTAAAATGTACATGTCCCACCAcgtatacacacaataaataaaatgtaattaaagatttttttttaatgcaaggtagacagctcctgaggaatgatgcCCAAGGTCATGCTCTAGTACATgtctgtgagacacacacacacacacacacacacacacacacacacacacacacacacctatccacACACTGGTGCCACTGACTCCATCACTACCATGAAAGTGTAGTGTCCCACTCCAAGAGAACCCCTTCCACCTATTACTAACCCTTCCAGTACACAAAGAGACAGGCTGACTTGTGCTTGGAGGGTCTGCAGCCAAAGCCCAGAACAAAGGATATAAGAACTTGACCATATGGGGCTGACTTAATTCAGGCCATGGCTCAGGCACAAGCAAACAGCATAGCCATTCACTCCAAAAATTACATCTGCTCTTCAGATGGGTTTGTGTGTTCTCAGGATACATGAgctaacaaaatataaatataaccaACATCTagagcactgattttttttactgTGGATTTAGGAGTTATTGTAAATGAATGAACCACTAATGTAAAATTTACCCcccaagagccaggtgtggtggtgcacatcttcaaTCACAgtgcttagggaggcagaggcaggtggatctctgtgagttcaaggccagcctggtctacaaatcaagtccaggacagccaagaaggctacacagagaaaccctctctaaaaacaaaacaattaaaaattaaaatttacccccaaaaccatatgtgtgtgtgtgtgtgtgtgtgtgtgtgtgtgtgtgtgtgtgtgtgtaaatacatataatacatgtGTTATGGGATAGTGAGAAATTCACATTATAATATAAAACTCTGACAAAAGTCATGTTAaggaaggccagtgtggtctacagaatgagttctcaggcagctgaggctacagaaagaaaccctgtctcaaaaaataaataaggacagagagagagagagagagagagagagagagagagagagagagagagagagagaagaggggggaggggagaatagaAAAAAAGGCAATGGAAGAGGATGGAATGATAAATAGTAAAGAGTGGGAacagctcctgcagaggactccagttcagttcccagcacacagaggatagcgcacaaccacctgtaaatcctgttccagaggatcctacGCTTTCTTCAGGACTCTGAGGGCacgtgcactcatgtgtgcacatatccATACACAGACTCTCaatactagatagatagatagatagatagatagatagatagatagatgccaATGGAAATGTTTTTCCCTTAATGTTCTAATGAAACTAAATCTATTTCTACCATGGCCTACCCAAGacctttaaaaatcacataaactAATATCTCTGAAAAATACAATTATAACCTTGAAGGTCCCTGTCAATCAAAGAGAAAGTGTACAAAAGGCATACATCCTAGGGTGTGTAACTGACcagtttaaatattttgaaattacattCTCATTAACAATTGATCATTTTCAACTCTGTATTTCAGGATCTTATCAACAGTTTGATTTCAGCTGTATTTCTTGGAGGAGTGGCTGTagtaacaattaaagaaaagggaagaaagcaatTGTTGTATATTGGAGGGGTAAGTAGAGGCCTTCATGATTCTATGTTAGATCAGTGTTCTGCTAAGATCAGGGGTCAGCAAGATTGCTCAGTGAGTAAATGAcctaagaaagagaaacagagacacacacacacacagagagagagagagagagagagagagagagagagagagagaacacaagaaagaagaaagagaggtagGAACTTCAAGAGAGTTTTAAGTTCTTAAAGTTCATTTTCTAGTTGGTGAATATTCGTCAGCCCCACAGCATTCTGCCAAGCTGTAATTGAGCACTGGGAACAAGGGTCCTTTCCCCTGAGGCTGAACAAGGCCTCCTAGGAAACTGTCATCAAgtaacacaaagaagaaacatctGTGCCTGGAATAATAGGTACCAGGTGCTACAATGCCTGGCTGCAACTCATCAACTGAGCTTTGTACTCCCAGggcccccacacacccacaaccTCCATTTCTTCTGGCTTGTACTGGCACGAGCGAGCCCAAGCCGGTATCTTCTGTCTCAGCCATCCCTTTATCTCACATCCTCTGCGGGTGGGTGTTCCGAATCTCAAACCTGCTCCTTCCTCTTAATAAGAGCTTCAGACCAGTCAGCACCTCAGCTTCAACTCTGCCAGGTGCTCAGAACTCACAAACTCCCTAATGCTctgagcctttaatacagttcctcatgttgtggtgacacacacacacacacacacacacacacacacacacacacacgcaaccctaaattatttttgttgctacttcataactggaattttgctactgtttagAATTGTACcgtaaatctctgtgttttccattggTCTTAGGAGACCTCACCCACAGGTTAAGAAACTCTGATGTAATGGCTAGTCACAAGGCCAGACCACTGTGGTTGGCAGAGCCCATAGTCTCCCTGAGATGGTTGTAAAGTAATCTGGCCTTTCCTTCTCACCTGTGCTGTGCCTGACAGATCCTGTGCCTCTCAGCAGCAATCCTGTGTGTCATTGATGCGATGTTGGTTACCAAGAAGACGAGGGATAACAAGAAGGAGGCCCTGGGGGCGAAAACTTAGCCCTCTGCCGCCCCCGCGGAGGCAAAGCTACGCGGAAGCCACCCAGTCCTCCCCAGCATTTGGCAGAGACTCGAAGCCACATAGAATCACTCCCGCCAGGCGATCACGGAGCTCCCATGCCCACGTGTGTGACCATAAAGGCAGGGCTGCCAAGTCAGCTAcacttctgcttccttttgtggTCTTGTGTCAAAGTCGCGTTGTAACTTCCACTTGCTCCACAAGGTGGCCCCAGGTGGTCGGGAGGGACAGGACCCCAGGGAGTGACAGCCACAAACCTGGGGCTCCTTTTCAAGGAAGGCCTCCCTAGGACAAGTGGGGCTCTCAGCTGCGTAGAGGGTGGAAGTGTCTGGTCCCTGCTGGGCGGAGATGATCCCACTGTTCCACGAGCGAGTGAGCCGAGGTGGGCGCGCGCAGACCAAGAGCAAGCGTTGAAATTCTGCAGTCCCAGCGGTCAGTTGAGCGCCGCCCTTGAACAGGTCTAGAGACACCAGGCTCTCTCTAGAGCTGGGCCTGTTCAGGGACTGCAGGCAAGTAGGCAAGGCTGGACAGTAAGAAGCTGAGAACTACTGCTAACCATGGCAGCGCCTCCGCCTGGCCAGGCCAAGGAAGATATAGGAGGATTTAAACGCTACAAGTTGGAATTCAAAGACGCCAATAAAGAGTTCTGGACAGCGGGACACGCCGAGGTCAAGATCATTACTTTGGTAAACTAGATTGAAATCGCAGGAGCGTCTGTTGGGGGAGGTCCGGAGAAGTTACAAAGAGGTTTTTGCAGTAGCTCAGGTGTATGTATTTTTCCACTCAGGGCTGCTTAATCGCTGCACTGTGCCTCTTCGAAACAGTGGCCACACACCCCGTCCTGGTCCTGCTTCTCACTATGGAAGTGTCCATCTTCTCTTTCTACCTGTTCTTTTACAGCTTTGCCATCAACAGATATTTGCCCTTCATCTTCTGGCCTATTGCTGTAAGTAAAAACTGTAGGGAAGGTGGTACAAGTCACATTCTAGTACCTGGAAAAAGAAacctcaccccgcccccccccggaGTGCTCAGCCTGGGAAGCTGGGTTGGAGAAGGGCAGCCAGACAGGAAATGCTCCCCCAAAACCTGTGTTGGGTCAAAGAAAGAGGGACCAAAGCGTTGCTAGCCAGAACCAGGGAAGGTGTGACAACCAGCCATTTCTGATGACGCTTTTGGCCGCCATACATCTCATTGGAATGAGCATTCCAGGATTCACACAAAGAGGAGATCAGACTCTGCACTGAACCAGTGGTGAAAATGAAGCAAATGCCAGTTGTGTCTAAAACAGTGGCAGGTCCCCAGGGAATATAGAGGATGCTTCAGAAGCATGGTTCGCCTGGAATAGTCCTGCAGTGGGGTGAGGCTGGCTGAGTCGGCTCCACACCCACTCCTTCAGCCCCTTGTCCCTGCCCCAGGGACTGCGATCATCCCTAATCAGATTAGCCACATGCAAACTTCTTGCCATTGTGTCTTAGGACTCAGGACTTGGGCTCCTTCCTGTCACTTATGGAGTCACTGAGTACACCCCTCCTTGCCAAACAACACCTCAACTTCCAACCCCCCTTGCTCATTACCTACCTCCAGAGCCCTCATCTCTTCCACTTTACAGACAAGCAAATCACTTTACGAAacagcaaggggaaaaaaaaaaagattcaaactTAATGGACTATGCTTCTGACAGCCTACCCTTGTTAAAAAGCTGTTAGTGTCCAATGATCCTTCCGTCTTCAGGAAGACCACCACTACAGAAGGAACAGACAGAACTGCAATAGGAggcttggagttcaaggccagtctgtactacagagggagtttgagatcagccttgTGTAAAAAGTGTTTCTGGGGTTAGGATGTCTCTGGCGAGATTGTTCAGGGTTAAGAATCcgtgttgctcttacagaggacctgggttcagtttccagcatctgtGTCAGATGCTTTTCAGCCTTCTGTAACCTgactttcagaggatctgaccgCCTTCTGACGTCTATTCACACTAGGCACatatgacacacatacatacaagcaggcaaatcactcatacatataaagtaaaataaaaataaacagaatgagtGAGCAGATATGACAcaactaaagagagaattagtggaggctagagagatggctcagcagttaagagcaatgactgctcttccagaggtcttgagttcaattcccagcaaccacatggtggctcacagccatctataatgtgatatggtgccctcttctggcctgcaggtgtatattcAGGGAGAGccctctatacataataataaatagtaagtttgaggccagccaaggatacaccaTAACAGGTGGTAGAGGTCTAGCCAAGTTGTTTTTAGGTTCTTGGCCTCTTATTCAATCCAACAGAGGCTGCAAAGTAAGGAGCAAATCTCATGGAAGTTCCAGAGAGGCGAATAGAGAAATGTACATAGAGGTACCTAACAGGGATTCCATGAAGTGGCctgtttatgcatttatttacatgATTGCTGGTGGGCACCAATTAACCTGATTTTGTAGTGAGGGCTGATCAATTGTTTGGATTTTATGCTCCACTCAAAAATGCCAGCAGGGAATCACTGGTTGATCTGCCTGGCCAGGAGCATATTTGCCTTATGTATCTTATTTTAAACTATGGGGGGAAAGGGGGGCATTTGGAAATGGATTATGTGGAGGGAACTGTGCTGTTTCTGGGGTGAATGGGGCATGGCTACCTAAGAACAATTTCTCTCTCCCACCTTTAGGACCTCCTCAATGACCTATCTGCCTGCGTCTTCCTCATCGGTGGCATAGACTATGCTCACAAGGCTAGACGCACGTTTCCAGTGCCCTACTTAGCTGGTATGGTAAGGTGTTTCTGCTGATCTGAGGATATCCTCAAATCACTATCACACAAATCATAGGCTCGGGCGCTGGGACGTGGCTGAGTCTGTAGAGGGCTTGGCTGGCTTGGTCTATGgtgctaaacaaaacaaaacaaaacaaacaaaacctactgCAGTGCCTCATGCCTAGCTAGAATGTTGGCatgaaggaggcagaagc from Acomys russatus chromosome 26, mAcoRus1.1, whole genome shotgun sequence includes the following:
- the LOC127209315 gene encoding CKLF-like MARVEL transmembrane domain-containing protein 2B, which produces MAAPPPGQAKEDIGGFKRYKLEFKDANKEFWTAGHAEVKIITLGCLIAALCLFETVATHPVLVLLLTMEVSIFSFYLFFYSFAINRYLPFIFWPIADLLNDLSACVFLIGGIDYAHKARRTFPVPYLAGMILMAVAAFFAIVDLCLQRKQFKAKKLRKLALLAPDKDGKMPDPGLQAMLEAAREEEEARQKEQEERERKAKEEELKKKKKEAGKKQGKGKKGKKEKKK